AATGTAAAGGCAGAGGATGCCAGCAATACAGGTAGCGTTATGCTAAATGCACCCGAAACAACAAATCCGGTAGAACCTGAAATCCCAGGCGGTGGCGGAACAGGACAAACTGGCCCATTAACAATTGACCAAGTGCCATCTTTTGAATTCGCAAGTGATGAGAAGCAATTAGAAGGAACGTTTAAAGATACACCAGTAGAAGGAATTAAAAAAAATGTACAGGTAACTGACCGCCGAGGAACGTCAGCTGGTTGGACATTGGGAGTAACTATTTCACCTTTTGTTGATGCGAATCAAAAAGCATTAAGAGGAGCGGACATTAATATCCCGATCGCATTACAAGCAGGTGAAGATAACCAATCAGACAAACCTGGTATTATTAAAAGCGCTATCACAGGAGTTATTAATACTGAAAACGGATTAACCGCATCAGATGTCATTACAGCAGATGAAGGTCAAGGTGCAGGTACGTGGATCGCTTTAATGGAGAATGCTGCATTAAATGTTAAACCAGGAAATACAGCTGGAACATATACAAGTACATTTGTATGGACATTAGGAGAATTACCAGCTGGTAACTAAGAATTATTAGGGGGCATAATATGAAAAAATTATTAGGTACATTAATCTCTCTAACATTTTTTTACCTATTAACTATCCCTACTATTACACATGCAGATGAAGTGCCTCCTCATATGAGGTTAGATAATATTTTTACCGTAGATCTTGGTCAATCGGAAAATATTGCCGGAGTGACGGATGATGGAACTGTTTATATCACAACTGCCGGATATAGCCAAATTGGTGCTATTTGGAGCACTGATAATAACTTGCTTGATTTTAAAGAACCTTTTGAAATTGTAGCGTATACGAATCAAGGATTAGGTATGGTGAGTGATGGTAAACAAAAAGCGGATGGCATGGCGTTTGTCATCCGCTCCACTTTACCCATAACAGATGGGGCGTATGAATGGTTCTCGCACTCAGGAAGTTCTTTAGGGGTATATGCGGATGAGGGATATGGTAAATCAAAAAATGGAATCGCAAATTCTATAGCTATCGAATATGATCTATATAAAAATATTGGGGCGCCCGATGCGTTTGACCAGGATCTAACGACCGTTGGCGATAAAGGAAGCCATATTGCGACAGCCTTTCCAAACGATCCGAGTACTTATGATGATAGATATGTCCTACCCATCTTGGGTAAGTCATACAGAGTAATGAAACATGAAAATGTGTTAAATTCAGTTCCTATTCAAACAGATAAATGGATAAAATTAGAAGTGAAATGGCAACCTTCAGAAGATAAGGATATTTCAAAAGGGCAATTGAGCTACACTATCGACAATAATACGTTTATAATTGATAGTAAACGATTCTTCAAGCAGGTTTTTGGCAGTCAAAATGAGATACAAACAGCCTACTTTGGGTTCACCGGATCTACAGGTCCAAGCAATACTGCTGGTCAAGCTGTTGTCTTTGAACAAATTCCATCAGTAGTAAATTCAAACGTCAATACTACGATTAAAAAAGCCGATAATTCGGAAGTAGTAGATGGGGAAACAATTGTAGCCGGGGAAACCTTAACAGTTGAAGTGACACCGGAATGGGTTGGAGGTAATCAAAATTGGTCGGATATAGCAACAGAGATCAATCTCCCCGCTAAAGGTGTTTCACTTGTAGCCAATAGTACCAAGCTAAATGGTGAAGATCTATCAGATGATTATTGGCAAAATGGAATCCTTAACTTACCAGAAGGAACGCTACCTGATTTAGGAATTTTTGAAGGAAATGGTGGAGAAAGTGCTACTATTCAATTTCAATTAAAAGTTGCGAACAATGATGATACTGGGAAAAAGATTGTGTCGTCATCATTTACTGGTAGTAACAATATTTCTAAATCTGAAAGTGTCGGATTCCTTACTGAGAATAAAGATATTATTCTTGAGATAACTAATCCAAAAGAAGGTGACATATTCGTTGATGATGGTCAGACAGAGCTTTCTTTCGATGTAAAATGGAAGACTAATGTATCTAATCCACCTTTAAAAGGCAAATTTCAAATAGTTCAAGATGACAATGTCTATGATATTTCAGATATGGATATTAACGGTAGTGGACAAGGTTCGGTTAACTGGATCAAACAATTCAAAGAAATAGGCTTTGGGAAATTTAAAGCGGTTTTTTCCGTAACAGATGACAATGTTAATGAATCAGTTAGTGTGAATCTGATAAAACAGGATAGACCTATTCTAAAAGTTCTTCGATTAGAGAATGAAGAAGTGGCACCTAACTCCGAAATCTTAGTAAATTTTGAAGTGCAAGATAGGGATAGTACTGCTGGGGATCTATGGATGAAACTGGATGACGGAGAGTTTAGCTTGGTGGACAGCTATAGTGATTTTAATGCGGTTGGCCCCAAACTATTGGATACAACATTAAATACAACAGGCCTTTCAAATGGTGCGCATGTAGCTACTTATTACTTTGTAGATCCAGATGGTAATCAATCGAACGAGTCAGCCCTTAATTTCACCGTATCAGGCAAATTAGAGATGGTAGACAAACCGACTGATTTTAAACTTACGGATATTGCTTTAGGAGACCCAGATACGAAAGTTGATATGGGTAAGATTGGTTTGAGTGATGGAAGATTAGATAAAACATCATGGAAACTAAGTGTTGCTTATTCAGAACCATTCTCTACAACGGTTGAGGGCACTCAGTTAATAGCACCGGATGGTTTCTTATACTATTCAAAAGATGGCGTAAAACATAACGTCAATACAACGGGCACTATCCTTTTAGAAGACACGACGATTCCTGACAATGAGACACTATATGTTGATCAAGAGGACTCTAATGGTTTTTATATCCATACAAACTATGGTATGCGCACAGGTGAGTATAATGGAACGTTATTATGGTCATTAGAGATGACGCCTTAGCTAAGATGGAATTAATGGAGGAGATGTCATGAAAAAAGTAATTACTATGATAATGGTTGTTTGTTCTTCGTTGTGTTTTGCTATACCTCGTGTGAATGCTTCATCTACGAATGGTGCCACGGATGTCACAATTGAAATAGTAAAAAGAGGGTCGATGTCAGGACAAACACCTATTGATAAACTAAATGATAAAATTTTACAAACTGGCGAATCAACAGATATACACCTTATTTTATTGGGATTGATTTGCGTGGTATCGTATTTCATTATAATAAATTGGAAAAAGAAAGGACTGAGCCTATATGAAAAATAAACACATGAGGCGAGATCTTTTCTTCGTCCTTTTATTAACGTTTCCTTTGGTCGCCACAAAACAGTACGCAAGCCAAGTAACATCAACAGGTACAATCACAATACCCCAGGGGACGTTATTGTTAGAAGATGTTTCATCTACTATTGATTACGGGAAAATTGAACAACCAATAGAGGAAGAGGTCTATTCAATCAAAGTAGAGCTAACGGTGAATGATACGAGAGAAGCCTTACCTGGTTGGGATGTATTTGTAAAAAATGCACCAGTCAATTGGGATGAACAAAACCTTAAACTTTCAATCGATGATAAACAAACTATATCATCAGATGAATCGGTCAAAATATTATCATACGATCCTGCCACTTATGAAAATACAACTACTGAAGCATTTAAAGTATTTCTTACAGTGGGGCCTAACATACAGCCGGGATTGTACGAAACCAAGCTTATTTGGGAATTAGGGGCATTACCTAAGTAACGAATAATAGATATGTAATGTGGAGGGAATTTATGCGCAATTTATATAAGTTTATGATGCTTTCGATTGTTGGTATAGTCATGATGTGTTCGTTTCAACGCTTTGCTTATGCAGATGACAGCCCAACATTTGAATACTATGTCACACCAATCTTCACGGATAATCAATCGGATGATAAACGAGGTTATTTCGACTTATTAGTGAAACCTGGAGAAGTTCAAGAACTTAAACTTGAGGTATCAAACACGAGTAAACAGAAAAAGAAGTTGACGATAACGCCTACAACAGCTGGGACAACCAGTAATGGAACGATTGACTACAGTGGTAAGGAGTGGCGTCATACATCTAACTTAGTTGCCAAATTTTCTGATATTGCATCTGAACCACAAACGGTTGAATTGAAGCCTGAGGAAAAGAAAGTTGTGACGTTTGAAGTCAAAGTTCCTGATGAAAAATTTGAAGGACAAATAGTTGGAGCCTTTTATGTAAAAGAAGACTCAACCGAAAAAGAAGAAACAAAAAGCACAAGTGAGAATGGCATCGGAATTAAAAATGAATTTGCTATGATTATTGCATGTGTATTAATGACAGATGAGAAAATACCTGATCAAGATTTTGAATTAGGACCTGTTAAAATTGATACTTATGGTGGTTTGTTGTCGTTAAAAACTGATTTATCTAATCACACAGCACGACTACTTACCAACTATAGCTTAGAAGGAACTATTTTAACGGCAAAAGGTAAAAAGGTAATGGACATTGCGTTGAGTGATATTTCAATGGCACCTAATAGTATTTACGAAATGCCCTTACAGATTAATTCCTCTGATTTTCCTGCGGGTAAGTATAAAATGGCGTTAACCATTCACGACCGAGCGAAAGAGAAAGAATGGGAGATCGCTACTGACTTTAAAATTAAAGCTGAGGAACGTCAAGAAGCAATTAAGGAGAGTATCGATTCAGTCGTTTGGTATAAAACAACCAGTGGCATGTTAATAATTGCATTAATCGTATTGGTTATCATTATGTTTATCGTGATATTAAGAAATAAAAGAAAAGGCTCGCAATAGTGAGTCTTTTTATTTTGTCAAAAAAAATATATCTACATGCATTAACATTAAAAGTATCCGTTAGAACAGCTGAAAAACTTCTAAAAAAATGAATTTTTACTTTTTAGGAATATTCTGAAATGTATTACATATAATTCAATATAAAATTAATTAATTTAAAAAATAGAGAAAAATAAACATTAGCGGAGAGTGGAGAATGAATGATAGATAAAACAACAGTTAGTTCTGAAAAAATCAATGGATCGAATAACACGATAGCAACAAAGAAACAAAAAAGAAAGGCGAAATTTATAGCAACAAGTTCGGCTATCCTGACTTTTATTCTTTCTTTGTTATTAGTAAAAGAGGTGGCCTATATAGAATTGTTTTTTGGAATTATTTGCACTTATTTTTATGTGTACTATTATATCCTTGCTGAAGAGGAGTATACCCTTATTCTCGATAAGAATAAACAAGTACCAAAAGAAACATAGCTTTATTTATCAATAATTAAAAAAAATCGATATTTTTTTAAAAAGTCAGAATGAAATATTGTGGTAGGTTTCTATAGTTGGTATTATTAGCTCATAAGAACAAGAGATGCAAGATTCCAGCGATAAACTAAAGAGAGTGTAAGCGATAGTGAATCAGTTAATGAGCACTACTTGTCTTTCCTTTCTAAAAAAGCCTATTTATTTTTTATTTGAACTGCTGAAAACTACGTTGCGGAAACAGTGTAGCGAGTAAGGATTAAAGACGACTGCGGAAACAGTTGTCTTTTTTTGTTATTTGAAGTTAAAGTCTACAATATTAAATAATTAATGATAAGCAAATGATATGTACAGCAAACACTCAATGACAAATTTCGTTGTGTAGTAGTATTGATATTATTTAAAAATACCGATAAATTAATATTAGTGGTAAAATAATGTAAAAATTATAATTACCAACACGATGGAGGTGTGTCTAATGGATAATGAAAAACTTAAGCACAAGTTACTGAGACAATTAGGAACTTTAACGTTATCAACTGAAGAATTAAATCAGTTGGAGGCTATGTATCGTCAGTTCGTTATTAATGATACTTTAAATGTGGGATCAACGAAATCAATTAAAAAGCTGATTTTAAATGAATTGTTTAAAAATAAAGATATTAGACGCGTTTGCGGAGATTTTTTTCAAAATAAAGATTATTTTAATAAAGCTGATTTAGTTCAGTTGTTTTCTATGATTGCTTCAAGTAAAGTTGGGAAATACGAGTTATTTGATAGTAACTACTACTCAGTTGAATTGGAAAGTGTTATAGAATCATATTCTGACAAACTATTGACTGAATATGGGTTTGAGAAAGTTAGAAATGGTTGGTATAAAAATCAAGATTCACCAGAAGATGATGAGTTTGAAATTCAAATATATTATCCAAATATGATATTTAGCCATGAATCAGCTTTATATTATCATGAATTAACGAATGTGATTCCTAAAAAATATATAACTACTGTTCCAAGAACATATAACAATTCTAATACCCGATATGGTAAATTGCTAAAAATTGTAAGGACCTCCAAGTTTATCTCTAATGATGACGTTGTTATAATGAAAACAAATTATCAAAATGAAATTAGAGTTACAAGCATTTACAGAACAATTTGTGACGTTATGAATCCCAAATACAAAATGAATGCAGAAATAAGGAATAGGCTATTAGTAGAATCTCTGAAAAGAAATGATGTTAATATAACTAAATTATTAAATAAAGCAAAAGAACAAAATGTGGAGCATATCATTAGACCTCTAATTGAAGTGTTAGCACAGAGCATGATTGAGTAAAAAGTTATGTCTATTTAATGGAATTAATAGATTCTAAATAGATGAACTATCTTTCTGCCGCGCAATATGAAGTAGTTTAGTAATTATTTGAGGTTTTTAAAAACATCTTTCAATTGGTTAATGCTTATGTAAGTGAGGTTAATCTTCTACATTCAGTGACTATCCCAACCAAGTTATTGGAATAGGCTATTAAAAGTTATCTGGTTTCTTTTTAAAAGGTTACAACCTATCACGTTGTTGGGGGTGTTAAGGTTTTATCTATATCAAATAGAGAATACATGAATAGTGAAAAATGATAATTTTTACTATTTATATAATTAATAGTGCTCCCTTTTTAGACATATTTAGTATAATGAACAAAAATTTTCTTATAAAAATGAAGTAAATTAATAGTAATGATTTCCAACTAATCAGAAGAACCAACAGCATAGCAATGTAGGCGTGGCGCTACTAATGATGTTGGAAAGTTGCATATAGACAACTTAACTTAGAGAACAGTTTTTTGGGGGATTTGACTTTAAATTAAAAACTCAAGTTTATGAAGAATTTATTTAGATAAATCTGAGGAAATCCGAATACAATTCAATAAATTAGAAGAACTGAAGAAGAAGTCGAAGAAAGGATGAGAAGGTTAAACTATTATAAATAGAAGCCTATAGTTTCTTTTGCTAATTCTATTTTCAACCTAATTACGGCCGAAATCATCTTATAGAACATGAATGAGTAGAGTGCGCCTACATTCCATCCTGTTTTTATTAATTAAATTTATTGATTTTGGCTTTATTCTCTGTAAGAAGATTCTCTAAAAAGATAATAAATAATAAAAATCCAAATATGACTTTATTTTTGTAAAATTACTTTATAAGTATTTATGAAAAAACAACAAGTGATGATAGCATTTTTATGTTGTTGATGGTGTTTTGAACTTAGATACATCAACTAATAGCGATAAAATTGTATAATTTTGAGATATTATATAATTAATAGTGCTCCCTTTTTAGACTGGTTAATCAAATAAATGACTAAAATAATTTAAAGTAGGCGTAATATAGGGAGATAGGTTTGTTTTATCTTATATTAGGGTGATGCCTCCCTATTTATTGCGCCAATTATGTTTTCTATAAAATCAATTAATTCATTATTTAAATTTAAACGTTGACTCACCTTAATTAACTCTGCAAGTTTAAAGTTCTTATGGTTGTATAAATTAATCCAAGCTTCAACTAATGTTGATTCAGAAATCAATACGTCGTCTGAAAGACAATCTAAGAATGTACGATAAACATTAGTAACAGGTACTAAATTTCCTAAAGGAGTATCTACTAATTCGATGTCTTCAACTGGCACAGCATGAGTTGATGAAGAAGAAGCTATCGTTGTCGACTCCGAAATTGAATAGTGACAAGGTTCTTCAGTAATTAATTTATGAAGATACAAAGCAGTATCATGTGAATAGACACAGCCAATATTTTCGAAAAGAAACTTAAATAGTTCATCATATACTTCATCTTCAACTGGTGATTCATCAATTCTTGATGCAACAAATGATTGATAAACGCTATCTAACAAGTTTAGTTCTACAGAATTTAGAGACATTTCTTCTATTTTAGTCAGCATTTCTTTTTTTGAAAGTGGTAGTTTAGACGATTTTTTAAAATCTGAATTATGTAACATTTGGGTTCTTCCCTTCTATAATCTCATTAGTGAATACAAGACTATTATATACGAACGCACATTCGGTTCCTAAGGTTTTAGTAGTTTTAATTCGCTGTTTTTATACTAAGATTGGTGTTAAAATAACAAAAGTTAATTCGCTTTATTATATATATTTCACTTATAAGAAGCATATAATACCATATGAAAAGAGAAAGGAGTAGAACTACAAATTAGTTGGGAAAAATCAAGAAGGTGGTCATATAATGGATTATGTGCAAATTTTTAAATTAAAAGTGGAAAAGATTATGATAGAGAGTAATAGGAAATATTTGGTTAAGGATGTAGATAATGGATTCAAATTGATTAATTTTAACTCAGAAAATATTTATATTTTTGAATATCAAAAAGGAAAATGGATATCAAAAATCAAGTAAAGAGAAGGACAGAAGCATAAAATAGAAGATAAGGTTGATTTACTCTATTTGAATCTTCTTCAATTAATTGAAAAAGAAAATAGAGATTTACTCGGGATCACTAAAGAAGAATTAGATTCTGATTTTGTGTTTCATGAATCAATGAAAATTTGGCAAATACTTTTACAAACGTTAAAAGACGAAATGTCAGATACTATTAATCAGATTGACATTATGGAATCACAAATAGTTGTTGAGTTCAAAAACATTAAAGACTATTATCCAATGGTTTTTCTGAATTACGTTCATAAATCGCAAGTCTGGGTTTCTGAATATATAGAATTTCTTGAAGTAGACGAAGTTTTTGCAACTTATCATAATCAATTTCAACAGATTGAAATGTATTTAGATATGATAAACAATCAAGAACCTTTAAGTTAACAATGCAAATGTAGTCCCTTTTTTGTGAAAAGAGGGCTTTTTTTTACTAATGTAATTGGAATTACTGGTTTATGATTGCTTGTATATGGTGTATAATTGTTTTAAAAACGAATGTTAAAAAGGGGAGTTTGTATGAAAAGTAAAAAAAAGTCTTTGATGATTGCTGTGTGTGGTTTACTTATTATAGGTGGTATTGTATATAAAGTAGATGCAAATAAAAAAGCAGAAGCTGAGAGGATAAGAGTCGAACAGGTTAACAAGAAAATAAAAGACATAGAATTAACCTTTATTTCTTTTGAAGAACTAAAAGATAGCGATAGGAAATTAGAAAGTTTAAAAAAACTAATTAAAGACTATAATAGTTATGAGAAAAGTGATGAACCTGATTCGAAAATATTAAAATCCTATGAAGATGCTATAAAAAAAGAGAAAGATGTATTAAAAAAAATTAACACAGATTCTCTGAAATCAATCACTTCTAAGGATGTTTCTAAAGAGGGAAAAGACGAATTAAATTCAAAGATAAAATCTTTAGAATCTCTAAAACAAGAAATATCTGGCCAAGAGAATGTGGTTTATTCCGAAAAAGAATTCAAGGAGATAAATGATAGTATCGTAAACTTAATTAAAAACTATACTGATAAAGTGAAGGAAATTGAGAAGAAGGAAGCTGAAGAAAAGGCAAAAAAAGAAAAAGAAGCTAAAGAAAAAGCTGAAAAAGAAGCCGAATTACAATATCAAGCTCAATTACAAGAAGAATATCAGAGTAATCAAGTAAATCAAAATCAAGCTTATAGTGAACAAACCTCGAATAACGAGAATAGCTATAGTCAGGGGGGAAGTCAAAGTAATAATCAAACGATAACTTCAAATCAAGAATCAACTAATTCAAATTCATCTGCAACTTCAAATCAAAACCAAGGTAATAGCAATCAAGCTCATGATTGGAATGGTTGGAGTAATGATGGGGCAGAGGGACCTATTGCTGATGATCTTTGGGCGGATTATGGCGAAGATGGAAAAGTTACAATTGGTGCTGGTGATGAAGAATTTGGAGGATGGCAGCCTAATTAATCAGCCTTTGAATAGTTTATAATTATTTATTTGTCATACGTAATCTGTAACCAGCTTTTTAAAAATCATAGCGAATTTTGAAATACCCCCAGCAACTATTTTTCACTGTCAGTTGCTGGGGGTATGTTCATAATATGAAATAATCGTAAACTCATTTGGATCATACCAGAAGTCTATAGATAATTGTATATTGTAGTATATTTTCATAATCTGAATTGCTTAATAATCTATAGTTTCATAAATAGTTCAAGTGTACATTTTTATTTATAAATCTTCTAATCTTTTTAGAGGTTCTCCAACGGTAGAATATCGGGCAATTGTACCATGTGGTGATACCAAGAAGTACCCCCTGTTAGGTGAGCCTAACTCAGATTCAAAATGAACCTGTAATGAAATACCATCATCTGCAAGTTTTACTTCTGGATAGGATAAATTCCAATCGGTGTACGTTCTAACATATTCATCAACGTATTCTATTACATTTTCACTGGTAATATTAACTAAATCATCATTATTAGATTGATCACTATAACCTCCGTTGTACAACTTGTCCGTAGCCAGCTTTTGGGCAGTGCTATTTTGTTCTTCTGAAATCCATCCATTTTGGTAAGCATTTCCATAATAATCAACAATTCCCCAAAGAATGATATTGTATTCTTCTCCTGACAATCCAGAAGAATCAGACGGACGCACACTTCCACGTTGTTCTGGAGGCATGGGATTTCCATTCATAGAAAATTCATTATACGCTTGAATAAATTTTTCAGGATTATCATTTGATAATATTTCTTCTGTAGATGGGATGTTAGAAGAAGCCTCACTTGTTGTTTCAATAGTAGTGGAAACTTTTTCTTTTGAGGAATTACTTTCTTTTTCTTGTGATGAAAAATTAGTAGATTGATCAGTTTCATTTGAATTAGTAGATTTTTTAGTATTCCCAGTTACATGAGTCTTTAATGACGAATCATTTTTTATTTCAGATTTTTTTGAGCAACCAGTACCGATAATTAGTAAAGTTGAACAAATTAATATGTGATTGATTTTTTTTAACAATTTAACATCCTCCATTTGATAAATTATAATAGCCTAAAATGTATATCAGGTGTACATTAATGATACCATTATTATAATCGAATCAAAAGCTTTATCATAGTATACAGGTTGTTAAAATTTAAATTAATCCCTGTAGATAGTCAATCACTTTCTGAATCTCTTCTTTCTCAAATGATTCGACAACTTTACATATCACTTCAACTTTAGTCGTATCAAAATCATCTTCATTACCCCAATAAATATCGCCACCTGGCAATACTCCCAATACATTTTCAACCAACTCATCTAACCCTGGTAGTTCCTTAGGCGCTAAATCTTGTTGATATGTTTCATCATCGATCCATCTTCCATCCCAGTAATGAGCTCTTGTAGCTTCGTTTCTGCTATAACCATTTTTTTCACGTATACCAGCGGATAGTTCTTTAAATAATTCATCCATAGTAGGTATATCGCCTTCGCTCATTAGTCTCATGATCTGCTTATATTGTTCAAAGGAAATATATGCCAGTTTACTAAGAGGCTTTGTCATCTCAGGTCGATTTGAGATCATTTCTTTATCAAATTCATGATAGAAAGTGTGTAGGAAAAGTTCTAACTCATCAGTCGGTATTGATAGTTGGTTGTAAATGGAATGAACAGGAATCGATTGGGCATCTCCAGTTGAAATATACCAACCGTGTGTGCCAATATAAGTCATTTCATCTCCAGCTCGAGTCTTTTCTAAAGAAGCCCACAAATTGTACGTAATGTCTTTTAACTTTTCATAATAAGACTGCTTGTAATTACCTTGATTGTAATAGAGTATTGATAACTTGTACGGCTCTTTATCGAAATAGCTAATTAAGAAATCTGCTGGGTTTACGTAAGGATTTTTAATGAAGTAGGTACTATCTATATTAATCCCGTTATCTCGGTAATTAGGCATTAAATGTGGATTTCTGTCAGCCCAATAAAACGCCTTATATTTTTTCAATACAGCCTTTCCTACATCTGTTAATACTAACATTTTTTTGTCGTTAACTGCCGAAATTTGGTAATCAGCTAATCTTTCTTCTATTCTTTCAATTAATTCTGCTTTGGTACCTGTCGTTTTTTCACTATTTCGTTTTAAAACTTCTTTCAGTTCAGGTATCTTTAGGTAATCCAGACTATTGAAAGGGGTGCCTACTTCAATTCATCCTTTATTCAAAAGGGGAGGGATACTTTTGATATAATCATGATCTATGTATGAAACTTGGCCACCAGTCATTTTTCTTTTATAATCATTTGCGTTTATCGGGTTAGCATTGACAACTCTTAGTGCACGCAATTGATTAAGGGTAGGTAATTCATTAGAGCTATTGGTCATGTTATTATCTCCTTTTTCTTCTATTATATATGCGATTTTACGACGCCATCATATTCCTAATTTGAAGTCCATTAAACTCCTACCAATTTCATCTTCTGTAATTCCGATATATCGTTTCGTGATATTCTCAGATGAGTGATTGAAGATCTGCATCAATGTGGCAATATCTCGCGTCTTTTGGTAATAATGGTAGCCGAATGTTTTTCTCAGGCTATGCGTCCCAATATCATTCCGACCTAATTTCTCTGCAATATCCGCGTACAGTTTGTAAACTGTATTGACTTTAAGATGTCCGCCTTGTTGTCGGCTTGGAAATAACCAATCATCATCTTTTTTATCTTTGGTGTAATCCTTGATAAGTGGTTGGAGATTTTCCAAATAGAGTTGCTTTTTCTTTTCGGTTTTCTGTTCCGTTATTACGGGTCTTATTTCGTACTTAATATCTTTTACTTTTAGTTTCACTATGTCGCTCATGCGTAATCCATTATTGATTCCAAAAATGAACAGAAAGACATCTCGATCCGCATGTTGGGTTCTTCTTAGCCAAAATTTGAAATCTTCGATTTCGGTCTGAGTTCTGAGTGGTTGGACATTATAAGACATATAATTTCTCCTTTATTTTATGGATTTCACTTCATTAATTTAATTATATAGATTAATAATAGTGAACTCAATAGATGAGGAATTAAAAATGCTATTTTATCAGCGTTTTGACATCACTATTTTCTATCAAATAGTGAACTGTAATTGTTTTTGTGTGAAAGTAAGTTAATTATTGATTTAATGTAGAACGTATGTTCAAATAGTATTAAGAAAACA
This is a stretch of genomic DNA from Vagococcus zengguangii. It encodes these proteins:
- a CDS encoding type IV toxin-antitoxin system AbiEi family antitoxin domain-containing protein, yielding MDNEKLKHKLLRQLGTLTLSTEELNQLEAMYRQFVINDTLNVGSTKSIKKLILNELFKNKDIRRVCGDFFQNKDYFNKADLVQLFSMIASSKVGKYELFDSNYYSVELESVIESYSDKLLTEYGFEKVRNGWYKNQDSPEDDEFEIQIYYPNMIFSHESALYYHELTNVIPKKYITTVPRTYNNSNTRYGKLLKIVRTSKFISNDDVVIMKTNYQNEIRVTSIYRTICDVMNPKYKMNAEIRNRLLVESLKRNDVNITKLLNKAKEQNVEHIIRPLIEVLAQSMIE
- a CDS encoding tyrosine-type recombinase/integrase; the encoded protein is MSYNVQPLRTQTEIEDFKFWLRRTQHADRDVFLFIFGINNGLRMSDIVKLKVKDIKYEIRPVITEQKTEKKKQLYLENLQPLIKDYTKDKKDDDWLFPSRQQGGHLKVNTVYKLYADIAEKLGRNDIGTHSLRKTFGYHYYQKTRDIATLMQIFNHSSENITKRYIGITEDEIGRSLMDFKLGI
- a CDS encoding WxL domain-containing protein → MKKTVLCSVLLFGSFGFLANNVKAEDASNTGSVMLNAPETTNPVEPEIPGGGGTGQTGPLTIDQVPSFEFASDEKQLEGTFKDTPVEGIKKNVQVTDRRGTSAGWTLGVTISPFVDANQKALRGADINIPIALQAGEDNQSDKPGIIKSAITGVINTENGLTASDVITADEGQGAGTWIALMENAALNVKPGNTAGTYTSTFVWTLGELPAGN
- a CDS encoding DUF916 domain-containing protein; translation: MRNLYKFMMLSIVGIVMMCSFQRFAYADDSPTFEYYVTPIFTDNQSDDKRGYFDLLVKPGEVQELKLEVSNTSKQKKKLTITPTTAGTTSNGTIDYSGKEWRHTSNLVAKFSDIASEPQTVELKPEEKKVVTFEVKVPDEKFEGQIVGAFYVKEDSTEKEETKSTSENGIGIKNEFAMIIACVLMTDEKIPDQDFELGPVKIDTYGGLLSLKTDLSNHTARLLTNYSLEGTILTAKGKKVMDIALSDISMAPNSIYEMPLQINSSDFPAGKYKMALTIHDRAKEKEWEIATDFKIKAEERQEAIKESIDSVVWYKTTSGMLIIALIVLVIIMFIVILRNKRKGSQ
- a CDS encoding LPXTG cell wall anchor domain-containing protein — encoded protein: MKKVITMIMVVCSSLCFAIPRVNASSTNGATDVTIEIVKRGSMSGQTPIDKLNDKILQTGESTDIHLILLGLICVVSYFIIINWKKKGLSLYEK